The Mycobacterium riyadhense sequence AAGTCTCCAAAGTGGTCGACCAGCACAGATTTCGGACCTGGCTCAGGCATTTCACGATGCTGGTCGATGCAGCACCGAGGCTAATAGTGCGTTTGATGAGGCACGCCGGCGCTTCGAAGCGTCCTGGAATCGAGAGAACGGTGATCACCCGATCAATGACTCCGCCGAAGTCGAGCGCATCACGAGATCGCTGGGTATGCAATCCGAGCAGTTGCCCAAGATCGCGATTGATTTAGAGAACATCGCGGCGGCTCTCGCCGAAACGCAACACACCTCAGGCGTTTTGATCTCGACCTTGGAGACACAACTACAAGACCTCGACAGGCAACTCGGTGAAGCCCTCGACCTGGAGAACAGCGGCCACCTCAGTGCGGTTGAAAGATCGATAATCGATCAAAGGATCTCCGCCCTCGAGCATCAAGCCATCGGTGACACGAATGCAACCCTGGTTCAGATCCAGTCAACACGCACCGGCTACTCGGACTATCTACAAAAGTCGCTGGCTACCCTTCGAGTCGATGGCTACGACCAGGCGCCCATCGGGGATCTTGACGCGTCCGGGTCACCGTCCAAGGCTGAACCAGAAGGCAACAGGCGGCAGAACCAGATCGAAGCCTTTACAAAGGTTTTCGGCCGACAACCGAGTTCAGCGGCCGACTGGGAGACGGCTGCGGCCCTGGACCCACATAGCTACGATCCGAAGAACGGTGGTGTGCCTGCCAACATCGTCGTCGGCCGGATCGAACCAGTGCCCGGCCAAGGCGTGGTGCGGACAAACCTCTTCATTCCGGGCCGAGCGGTGTTAGACCCCCAAGCCGATATACCGCCGTACCACAACAATCTTGGTGACAATCGAGGGTTCTCTCCCACAGCTGGGCCGGAGGCATCGAGGGTGTCAATTTATGTCGATTACGAGAACGGCATCATAGTGGCCAGGCAAAACCCTTCAATCGACGAAAAGACCGGTCAGATTCGAGCCGGGACACCCACAATCTCGGCGGTGCAACGCAGCAATGGATCCGTCATGATCAAATACAGTGCGGCCGATCCGTTCTCACCAGGCGGCGAAGCGCCTGCAAAGGCCCTCTCATTCGATGTGAACGGGACTATCGTCATTGAGCCGACGGCGGCAGGGCCTCGCGTAGGTGGAACCGTGACAAATTTTCCAGCAATCGAGATTTACAGCGATCGGCCTGGAGCAAGTACGACAACGCTCGCGCAGGCATGGCCTCACTTCGTGGATGGCGCTCTCGGACCTGCAGCGGGTCTTTGGTGGCACAAGCCGATCGGAGACCAAGCTCTTGAGTTAGGGTTTAACGATCAGTATCCGGCTCCCAAAGTTCCCGCACTTCCCCATCCTGGACACGGTCCATCGGCAGCGCCAATCGCTCCGCCGCTCGTCACGACGCCACCGGGCACCTACCCACTGGGGACGCCTGACAACGCGCCCCAGATAGGTATTCATGATCCGGTTGTTATGCTGCCGCCGCTGCTGCCACGATAAAATCTCCGTTTGGGTAAGGATTGGATGAAAGAACCAGTCGACTGGGTACGAGCAACGTTTACCGGGGCAATCGCCGGTGGATTTCTGTGGGCGATTATAGCCAAGGCCATGTCAGTCATTGAACACGGACATATATCGACACGGTTCTTTTACACTTTTGTTTCTCAAACATCTCTAGCTATTGTTGCTGTGGGCGTAATTCTATTCTTCGGTACCAGAACATCGTTTTGGCGAACGTTAGCGCTCGGAGTTATCCTGGCACCACTCACGGGCTGGTCAATATTGCTCGTCATTACCGTATTCTTTGTTATCCCTTCCAGCAGATGAGCTGATATGGCAACACCATCCAGTTATCAAAGCCCTTTCGACCACGCTCGAAAACGACCTGTCCAACTCCTCGCGGGCCTGTTCGTTGGCGTACTATCAACGATGCTTACAATAGGCTACTTCTGGCTCTTTGCGCCGATTTTTCCTCTCTTTCTATGCGGACTTACGATGGCCTTCAAGCGTACAACGGCATTCTCCGTAGGAGCATTTGCGGCCTTTTTTGGCGTGTTTGTATTCGTGGCGGTGTTTGCTGTGTTGTATTTTGTGTAAATGCAGAAAACACCGAATAAGTCATTGCGATGTGAATCGCTTGGCGAGATATCGCAGCATGTGGTGCCATCCAAAGCTGCGTCCCCATTTACGGCATTCTGATTGAGAATCGACGCGGCGATTTCTTAACGTCAAGTACTGCAGCAGTAGATCGGGACCGGGGTGGTTTGAGCGTGTTTGCGCTAGCTACTTCGACCTGAAAAAGTGACGGCCCCTGAGTCTGCTGTTGGTGCGCGAATACCGCGTGACTGTGGAGGCAGAGATCCGTGCTTTGGGGCGTCGGGTCATGCTGCGAGGCCGCTGATCTTGACTAGGTTGTGGGCGAGGACGCCGTGTCCGGTCCAGATTCGGGTTCCTTCGGTGCCATCGATGGAGGAGCGGCTCCAACCGTAGTTTCGTTTGAGAGTGCTGATGCGGCCTTCGCTGCCGGTGCGCCACTTGATTGTTCGTCGGAAGGCTGGCCGGTGTTCCTCGGCTTGCCGAGCCTTGCCGGGTTTGCCTTTTCGCGGTATCACGACCGTACGTACACCGAGGTCGTGCAGGTCGTTTTCGACGCGTTCCTCGCCGTAGCCGCGGTCGGCGGTGACGGTGCCCGGGGTACGCCGGGCGCGTTTGGTGACCCGTTTGACCGCGGGCGCTAGTTGCGGCGCGTCGGGTGGATTGCCTTGCTCCACACGGTGGTCCAGGACGATGCCGTCGTCGTTGTCGACGATCTGGGCCTTGTGCCCGAACTCGACCGGCCGGCCCAGCCTGCCCTTGGCGATCGGGCGGGCATCGCCGTCGTGAAGGCTGACCCGCCGACTCGCCCCGTCCGGGATGTGCCCGGCGACGCGCTGCTGGGTCTGCGCCACGATCTGCCGCGTCGCTTCCAGCAGTTTGGCCAGGTCGTTGACCGCACGCACCAGCCGGCCACGTCGCCGGCCGGCTGCTGCATCATGCTCGCCGCGGGCGCGCAGGTCGGCAGCTTTGACCTGGGCCCGGCGCACCGCCCGCTTGGCGTTGACCAGTAGCCGCTCGGCCTCGCGCGCCGCGGTTTTGGCCAGCACAGCCAGCTCCCCGGTGCTGGTCAGCACCGCGGCCTTGGCCTCGTCGCGGCCCAGCGCGGCGCGAGAGCGCAGTTTCGACGCGATCGCGTGCGCGCGCTTGCCCGCCGCGCGGGAGCGGTCCCGCAGCTGGGTGCGCACCGCGCCCCCAGCGGCCTGGATCCGCTTGCCGATCCCGGCGATCCGGCGCGTCGCCTTGGCCAGCAGACTCGAATCGGTCGGATAGGCCACATTAGCCGGCACCACCGTGGTATCCACCCGAATCCGATTAGTACGCAACAACTTCGCCTCAGCCGCCTTGGCCAACAGCACCTCATTGAGCCCGTCGACCGCCGCACTGCCACACCGGGTGGTCAGCTTCATCAACGTGGTCGGATGCGGCACCGACCCATCCAGTCCGATCCGGCAGAACCGGCGCCAAGTGATCGAATCCGCGACTTCTCGGCACAGCGACTCATAGCCCAGCCGGTAACGGAACTTCAAGAACATCAACCGCAGATAGGTCTCCATCGGCGTGGACGGACGCCCGATCCGTGTATCGAAGAACGGCTCGAACGGGGCGAAGAACACCGGATCATCGAGCAGCCCATCGACCCGCGCCAACTCATCGGGCAACTTCAACAACTCCGCGGGAAGCACTGCCTCCCAAAGCGACACCTGATCGCCTACAGTACGAAACACGATGGCCTCAATCCCTTCCGCAACAAGGGCTTGAGGCCATCTTTCCTGTTCAGCACCATCAACCCGCGGATCAACGCGCCGACTTTTTCAGGTCGAAGTAGCTAGTAGAGGGGCGCGCTGCACCGTCCAACCTGCTCGACCGAAGCGGGTAGCTTCCGCCCTAAGTCTCTCAATGCGATTCTGGGCTAAGTATTACGGCGCGATCTTTTTGGAAAGTTGTCAAGAATAGGGAAAAAGAATCTACTGTCGCCCCAGAGGGGTGAACAATGGCCCACCCTCCGGATCGAGGAATGAATCGGTTATAACATCTACCGTAGTGTCCATATAGTGTGATAATTCAACCAGCCGGTCAGCCGCAGCAATTGCAACCATCGCGCCCGTCGAGTCTATAAGAGCATCTCGTTCACGAGAGGCGAAAAAAACTTTGCCGATGGTGTACCCGGGACGCAATTCGTCGGGAAAAAAAGGCTTTCGCACACGCTGAAGACCGCGAATCTTTCGGACCGACCCGCCAAAACGCCCGAAAAGATACTTTTCTACCAGCGACCGCGCAACCGCAGCGAAGTGAAAAACCTCAGCACTCATTCGATCCGATGACGTAATGACATAACAGCCATCAATAACAGTGATAAAGTAGCGAATTTCACCGCCCTTATTCCAAATAACCGTCCGGCCATCATTGGCTTGCGATCCTTGCATCACTTCCAATCCGGCGAGCCGAACCCAGTCTTCCAACTCCGCCGAAAGGTCCACATTGTTCGTCACGGTAGCAAAACCCCGCTGTCAAGCAACTCTTCCACACTTCGCGCCTCACCCTCGGCATCGAAAATCCGCACCTGGAGTGATCCGCCCTGCTGGCCGAGCCCGGGTGCGACCTCTGATACTTCAATGGTCCATCCGTGCGGCAAACGACCCAGAGAATATCTATGATATGGATCGCTGAGTGAATTGACATGAAGAGCCCGCTCTTCCCAAGAGGCCGCGCGTCCATGTTCCATCACAGCTAAGTATTTGCCTTCATCGTCACCGATCCTATCAAGCAACGCGCCATAATCTTGCACAAACCGACCGGCGTCGGTATAGGCAACTCTCGTTCCTGGTACAGCGCCAGCGTTACCAGGAAAATTGTACCAATGCTCGCCTTCTGGGCCCAACATGTTAAAGCGTTGCTCATATTCTTCCTGAATATAGGCACGCCCCTGCAGATCGCGGCCGAAGGGCGCGTCGAAATCCTTTATCAGATTCCTTACTTCCGGGTTTATGTGGCTGAGTTCTGCTGGATCATAGGGGTATTTCCAATGATCCGAAAGGCGCTCGCCATAATGCGGGTCAGTTGGTTTGTCCGACAACCGATGCCATCCGTCGCCGGCCGGCTCGTGGGAATGCACGGGATCCTGACGACCGCCGCCGGACAGACTGCTGTGGCCAGGCCCGGGCTGATCACCGCCATCGAGCGGTGGTCCGGACGGGTGCCCGCCCGGCGTACCTCCGTGGCCAGACCCGTGCGAACCGTCACCGTCTGACGGCAGACCGGCCGGGAGACCGCCTTCGCCAGGGCCATGTGGGCCACCGCCGTACGCTTCAGGTGGTTCGGGTGGGCGACTGCTCGGAGACGTGAAGTCTGGAGCAGCCGCGTGTGGGACCGCAGATGTGAGAGGCGGGACCCGCTGCGACAAGTGCATGGCGTCAGGTATTGGTTCAACGGGAGATCCGCCGGCGGGGGACACGGGCGCATGAGCCAGCGCGGATTCGTCAAGGTTCGGATTGAGTGTGGAACCGCCCGGCGAAGCCGGCGCAGGTGCTTGGACGGGGACACGTTCGCCTAGCTGCAAGTCGGGCGGTGGTAGGTGTTCGCCGGGCGCGGTGGGTGCGGGTACGCGCGGCTGACCTGTCGACACTGGCGACGGCCCTGCCGGTTTGGGCAGCTCACCGGTGGCTGCCTGTTCGGCGACTGGTGTCTTGGATTCGGCTGGGCCGTGAGACACCGGCCCGCTAGCGGGTGCCAGTGCGGGTTTAGGCTGCGATGCGGACGCTGCGCGGCCGGGTTCGGGCGATTCGGCGTGTGGTGCCGGCGGTTCCGGTCCCAACTGCGGAGTCGCGGCCCGGGGTTCAACGTGTGGGGCAGGCGGGTCGGGTGGCTTCTTGAGCCCTCTCGTTGCCTCAAGAAGATCGCGGCCTTTGCTACCCATCTTCGAGATCGGTCCGCCGGGCAGAAACATCGTCGCGAGGTCGCCCTCGGTCTTCCCCAACGCCTCGCCAGGGCTTTTAGACCAATCGTCCCAGTGGACCGTGTCCTTGAGCAGCTCCTTCCACGACTCTCTTACTGAAGGCGCGCGGGCACCGCCGAGGCCGACCAGCGGTGCCATGCCCCGCACCATCTCTCCCGCATCACGGTTAAAGCCCAGCGGGTCGAGCAAGAGCCGGATCTGGTTGTAGGCCAAGGCGGTTTCACCCAGTCCTGCGGCTACCTCGCCGATGCCTTTCCAACGCTGGCCAGCAAAATTGATGACCTGTCCCACGGGGTTGTGATGCAGGAACTGATCCCATTCCTTAGCCGCGTGGCGACCCATGGTGGTCATCACGGTCTCGGCCTGCGAAATCACCGCGGTGATCTCAGCGCTCAACGCATCGACTTCGCCAGTGAACTGGTCGATCACCGCCGCGATGTCATCGGCGATGCGTTGGATCTCGTCTTCATCCTCGCCGGTCAGAAACTCCCACACCTCTTTGATCCCGGTCAGTGGGTCACAGATGCGGGCCAACAAATCCAGGATCGCCGCATGCACCGCGTCGATGTGGGCCGCATAACTGTCCAGCTGGACCGCGATCGCTTGGCACTGCCCCACAATGGTGATGGTGCTGGCGTAAGCATCAGAAAATGCCGATTCGATCTGGCCGGCCTCGGGAAGCTGCTGTGCACGGATAGCGCCCATTGGACCGGCTGTCGACTGGATTTCAGCCAGCGCGAACTGCGTGCCCGCACTACGCCACGCCACGGCCGCCGCACGCAACCTTCCCGAATCCCCATTCGGCCAGATCATTCCGATATAGGGAGCCACCCACCCCCAACCCGCCGGGGCGCCACCGCTGGCCCCGACCGCAGACGGCGGCGAACCCGCCGCAACACAGCCGGTCACCGGGGGCACCGGCAGCGGGGCAGCCCGCCCGCCGACATCGGACATCGCCTCGGCCAACGAGTAGTTGTGTGCGCTCATCCGCACACCATCGCCGAGGTTGCATACCCCATTGCGCGCGACCGACATCGCTTGGGACAGCGCGGCCGCCGACCTGTCATAAGAGCGCCCGAATACCGCTCCAGCCGGATCATCACCGGCCATCCCCACAAACCCGGCCAGCGTAGTGGTCAACGTGGAGATCACCGACCCCAACCCCTCGCCAGCGGAGACTATCGCAGAACCGGCATTGTCGAGGGCCGCGGGATCTACCGCCAGCGGCGCCATCAGCTCACGACCACATACCCATACTCGTGGCCATCACACCGGTGCAAACAACATCCACGGCGAGCACAGTCAACTAAGCCAACACCTGGCACACCATCAGCCACACGCGGAATTCTTACCCATGCCGTCCCCCACCGGTACTCACCCCTACCCGAGCGCACAGGGGTGCCTCACCCACCAGATTGCAATTCACCGGTGCATCTCGCTGTCGCGTCCACAACGGTCTTGCCGGAAGTCAGCTAACGAGCTGAGCCGGTTTAGCCGAAGCTCACATCTTGCATAGCAGAACACTAGCTAATACGAATAGCCGATCCGGCAATCAGCGAATACCATCACCCAATGCCAGATATGCCAGCCGATGGGGTTCCCCATGCGCCAGGCCCGATTGGGTTCCCTCCGCCACCTGCCGCGCTCAGCCCCTGGCCTTCGCCAGTACCGCCTGCCTCGCGAACCCCTTCACGCTGGCCTGGATTCGTTGCACTAGCCATAGCTCTAGTAGCTGTAGGTCTTGCGGTCGCGGGGTGGTTCCGTCCCGAACCGCGCGCGGACGTATCGCCGACTCCGTCGACACCGCACTTCACTGACCAGCAGGTCGCCGACGCCAAGGCGAACATTTGTGCGACACAAGAGCAGGTCCACCAAGTGGTAAGTATTAACACCAATCGGCAGAACCCGGTTCCTGGCGATGAAATTGGCAGAATCGCGGTTGCCGCCCATGCACGGTTGGCACTCTTCGATGGTGGGGCGTATCTACTGGATCGGCTGGTAGCTGAACCAGCGACTCCCACAGATTTAGCTAATTCAGTTCGCGCCTTAGCGAATTCGCTGCAGGAACTCGCGATTGGTTCAATGGCAGATAATCCGGATTCCATCCAAGATGCGTTGCGCAACAGGATTGGCGCTGAGACAGAGGCAGTAGATCGGTTATGTAAATGAATGACTATCCGTCGGGCGAGTGGTCACCAATCTTGGTCGGTCATGTTTGGCCAAACGGTGCAAACTTGACTATTATTACAAATGCGGCGAGTAATTTTGCTAGTACGGCCGCGAACTATCATCGCTTCTCCGATCGATTGGAGCACGCCAGATCGGGACCGCTGGCAATCCAACAGGGCCGAACGGTCGAGGATCTACGTGAAGCCTTTCGGCGAGGCGAGAACAGCGCACGAGAAGTCGGTGAGAAGAATGAGACGAAAAGAGCCAGCTGCCAATATGCTTACGACTCCGCCAGCGAGATGCGTTCGGAACTTGCGGCTATCGCAGAGGAAGGCAACAACCGTATTAAGAAGATTCTCGAATCAAAAGAGCCCATAGATGCTAAGATCGACAGCATCACCGATGTCGTGTTTGACTGTCAGTCTCGCGCCAATGGCAAAGCTGCTTCGTGCGGCAGCAATATACTCGGGTCTATTCAGACAGTGCTCGATAGGGACGGCATCCCCAAGTCGTCTTGGCAGTTCGCTGCCGAACACGGGATCAACACAGAACGTATGTTTGGATCCCCAAACAAAGCACTAATTCGCGATCAGGTGAGAGCGGCTGTTCGGCCTTATTCATCACCGATCCCTGGCAAGACTGACAACCTAAACCCACCAGAAGGACTGGCTGGCCAGCAAGAACCTCCGATGAGAATTCCCGGCAGGACGGACGATTTGCGCCCTCCAATCGGATCACCCCACATCCAGCAGCCAGTTGCCATCGTTCCAGGCCAAGCAGCAAACATGCGACCTCCCATTGCAGCCGTGGCTGGGCCCCCGTCTGGGGGTTCACCGTTCCACTTGCCGGGCATAGCGCCGCCGGCACAGATTTCAACTGCACGCCTACCAAACGTTTCTGCTCCAACAGCCGTTTCGCCCGCTACTCTTCCTCCACGTCTAACCCCTTCCGAGTTGCTGCAAAGTTTCGATCACGGAATGCAAACAGGGACCCCGATGTCGGCAGCAACGCAAGCGCTAACCGGCGGCCCACTGAACGCAATTGAGCCGCAACTGCAGACGAGCACGCCACACATCCCCGAGACAGCACCAGTCGCGCCGACGCCTCCATCGAATGCACACGTGCCAGTGTTTGACGCTCCCCATCCGACCCATACACCGGCCGCCGCGCCCGCGCCGCCCACAGGCGCCCCACCGAACGAAGCAACCACGACTTACGTTGCGGCCCCTGTGGGCCCGGCAGCCCCGGCACCCGCCGCCCCAGCACCGACCGGCCAAATGCCGTCCTACGGCGCCGATATCAGGCCGCCCGCGCCGACAGCCTCCGTACTGCCAACCACGCCAGCGGGTCCGCCGCCAACTGCAACAGCAGCGGCACCGACCAGCTCCCCAGCCGGGACAGGCGGTCTGGGCCAGCCCGCAGTAGTACGTCAAACCGCCACCCCCCCAGCTGTGTCACAAACGCCTGCAGGAGTGACTGAACAGGCACTCGCCGCTGCCGGCGACGCCGCGGTAGCCGGGGAGGCTTCTGCCGCCGCGACCGCTGGCGCGAGGCTGCAGCGGCTCACAGACGCAGTAGCCCGGCAAGAACCACGCCTGCGATGGGCGGTCGGCGAACGAGCCGACGGCACAAGCGTTCTGGTCACCGACCTGGCCAGCGGCTGGATTCCACCTGACATCAATATGCCGGTGGGTGTGCAACTGCTCGAACCAGCTCATCGCAGAGGCGATATCGAAGTGCTTCTTGGCGAGGTTAGTGCCGCGGCCAGCTACACACCCGTTCACTACCTGCCAGCCGAGGAAGAAGAACCCATCGCGACCTCAGCACGAGCCCGACACGTGCCGGCCATCAACGAACTCTGCTGGGAGCTCGGCCAAGCCACGAAATGGCGCGACGAGCTTCCCCGCCTGGCGCACACCCTTGCCAAAGCGGCGTCCACAGGCACCGGGGTTCTTGACTCCGAAGTCGAGTTGCTTCGCGAACACCTCGTCGAAGTCCGCCAACAGGTGTTGGATTCATATCCGGATCACGTCAACGCCCACCTCGTGGGTAATTGGCAGCTACTCGGAGCCATCGACGCGCTTGTCGGAGGCGACACGGTCGGGGCGAACTACCACTTCGCTTGGTTCCGCGCGCTGAGCCAAGCGACAACCGCGGGGAGGCTCGAATGAGCGGAGGCGACCAGCAGCTAAAAATAATTCTCGATCAGCTCGCAGCGCTACTTGGATTGCCTCCCCCACCGCCACTCACACCATCTCAAGTCGCGAATCCGGGGTCGGTCATTGACAACTTGCTCGCCGTATTGGGCGCAGCAACCAATCTCGGCATCCCTGGTGACATCGAGGCCGGTGAAGCTGGGCAGGCAGAACGTGAAGCAAAGCTGAATGAAGCACTTGCCAAATTCCCCGCCAATGAGGATCAGTCAGCAGCACAGCTGGCCGCTGTCGGTAATCAAGGCGAGATGGCACAGATGCTGCAGCAGATGCCACAGATGGCGTCGGGAATCGCAGGTGGAATCTCAGGTGCCTTGGGTGGCGCGTTGCAACCGCTGAGTCAGATCCCGCAGCAGGTTGCCCAAGCTGGTCAACAGGCCATGCAGACGGGAATGGGTCTCTTGCAGCACGGCGCAGGAGCTGGCGAGACGACGCCCGGTGAATTGCTCAGCGCCGAAGGCGAATT is a genomic window containing:
- a CDS encoding TNT antitoxin family protein — encoded protein: MTNNVDLSAELEDWVRLAGLEVMQGSQANDGRTVIWNKGGEIRYFITVIDGCYVITSSDRMSAEVFHFAAVARSLVEKYLFGRFGGSVRKIRGLQRVRKPFFPDELRPGYTIGKVFFASRERDALIDSTGAMVAIAAADRLVELSHYMDTTVDVITDSFLDPEGGPLFTPLGRQ
- a CDS encoding ISNCY family transposase yields the protein MFRTVGDQVSLWEAVLPAELLKLPDELARVDGLLDDPVFFAPFEPFFDTRIGRPSTPMETYLRLMFLKFRYRLGYESLCREVADSITWRRFCRIGLDGSVPHPTTLMKLTTRCGSAAVDGLNEVLLAKAAEAKLLRTNRIRVDTTVVPANVAYPTDSSLLAKATRRIAGIGKRIQAAGGAVRTQLRDRSRAAGKRAHAIASKLRSRAALGRDEAKAAVLTSTGELAVLAKTAAREAERLLVNAKRAVRRAQVKAADLRARGEHDAAAGRRRGRLVRAVNDLAKLLEATRQIVAQTQQRVAGHIPDGASRRVSLHDGDARPIAKGRLGRPVEFGHKAQIVDNDDGIVLDHRVEQGNPPDAPQLAPAVKRVTKRARRTPGTVTADRGYGEERVENDLHDLGVRTVVIPRKGKPGKARQAEEHRPAFRRTIKWRTGSEGRISTLKRNYGWSRSSIDGTEGTRIWTGHGVLAHNLVKISGLAA
- a CDS encoding TNT domain-containing protein (This protein contains a domain related to Tuberculosis Necrotizing Toxin, which is the C-terminal effector domain of outer membrane channel protein CpnT, and which has a lethal NAD+-glycohydrolase activity.), with product MAPLAVDPAALDNAGSAIVSAGEGLGSVISTLTTTLAGFVGMAGDDPAGAVFGRSYDRSAAALSQAMSVARNGVCNLGDGVRMSAHNYSLAEAMSDVGGRAAPLPVPPVTGCVAAGSPPSAVGASGGAPAGWGWVAPYIGMIWPNGDSGRLRAAAVAWRSAGTQFALAEIQSTAGPMGAIRAQQLPEAGQIESAFSDAYASTITIVGQCQAIAVQLDSYAAHIDAVHAAILDLLARICDPLTGIKEVWEFLTGEDEDEIQRIADDIAAVIDQFTGEVDALSAEITAVISQAETVMTTMGRHAAKEWDQFLHHNPVGQVINFAGQRWKGIGEVAAGLGETALAYNQIRLLLDPLGFNRDAGEMVRGMAPLVGLGGARAPSVRESWKELLKDTVHWDDWSKSPGEALGKTEGDLATMFLPGGPISKMGSKGRDLLEATRGLKKPPDPPAPHVEPRAATPQLGPEPPAPHAESPEPGRAASASQPKPALAPASGPVSHGPAESKTPVAEQAATGELPKPAGPSPVSTGQPRVPAPTAPGEHLPPPDLQLGERVPVQAPAPASPGGSTLNPNLDESALAHAPVSPAGGSPVEPIPDAMHLSQRVPPLTSAVPHAAAPDFTSPSSRPPEPPEAYGGGPHGPGEGGLPAGLPSDGDGSHGSGHGGTPGGHPSGPPLDGGDQPGPGHSSLSGGGRQDPVHSHEPAGDGWHRLSDKPTDPHYGERLSDHWKYPYDPAELSHINPEVRNLIKDFDAPFGRDLQGRAYIQEEYEQRFNMLGPEGEHWYNFPGNAGAVPGTRVAYTDAGRFVQDYGALLDRIGDDEGKYLAVMEHGRAASWEERALHVNSLSDPYHRYSLGRLPHGWTIEVSEVAPGLGQQGGSLQVRIFDAEGEARSVEELLDSGVLLP
- a CDS encoding DUF5631 domain-containing protein — its product is MTEQALAAAGDAAVAGEASAAATAGARLQRLTDAVARQEPRLRWAVGERADGTSVLVTDLASGWIPPDINMPVGVQLLEPAHRRGDIEVLLGEVSAAASYTPVHYLPAEEEEPIATSARARHVPAINELCWELGQATKWRDELPRLAHTLAKAASTGTGVLDSEVELLREHLVEVRQQVLDSYPDHVNAHLVGNWQLLGAIDALVGGDTVGANYHFAWFRALSQATTAGRLE